One Desulfobulbus propionicus DSM 2032 DNA segment encodes these proteins:
- a CDS encoding polyprenyl synthetase family protein: MNTPETHPPVDLRGTTATVTARVEAAMRHDLTTALAGCDPLLGEIVHYALFNGGKRIRPLLTVLCSRCCGRDDAELYQLAAAFEYLHVATLVHDDVIDRAEQRRGTPTVVARHGLTAAILAGDWLHAHSMHLIGKLAGGRGLEIFCQATASMVNGEFAQLRLIGDITGTEQQYFEVIRQKTGNLIRSTCSIGALFAGADEARRTALATYGDRIGAAFQVVDDLLDFLGSAHRTGKTIGNDFIEGKLTLPLLHALERADDQDRHTLNQLLTGDRTRTEAYRQLVDLIGRYAGFDSAAQTARQLVAEAIQALAPFHASGQEGENVALLKQLAEYILARTK; the protein is encoded by the coding sequence ATGAACACACCTGAAACACATCCGCCTGTGGATTTGCGCGGAACCACGGCGACCGTCACTGCCCGCGTGGAAGCCGCCATGCGCCATGATCTGACCACGGCCCTGGCCGGCTGCGATCCGCTTCTGGGAGAAATCGTCCATTATGCCCTGTTCAACGGCGGCAAGCGCATCCGGCCCCTGTTGACCGTGCTCTGTTCCCGGTGCTGCGGCCGGGATGACGCAGAGCTCTACCAGCTGGCCGCGGCCTTCGAGTACCTGCACGTGGCCACCCTGGTGCACGACGATGTGATTGACCGGGCCGAGCAACGCCGGGGCACCCCCACGGTGGTTGCCCGTCACGGCCTGACGGCGGCGATTCTCGCCGGTGATTGGCTGCATGCCCACAGCATGCACCTGATCGGCAAGCTGGCGGGTGGCCGCGGCTTGGAAATTTTCTGCCAAGCCACGGCCTCCATGGTCAACGGCGAATTTGCGCAACTCCGCCTCATCGGCGACATCACCGGAACCGAACAACAGTATTTCGAGGTCATCCGCCAGAAGACCGGCAATCTCATTCGCTCCACCTGCTCCATCGGCGCCTTGTTTGCCGGTGCCGACGAGGCCCGACGCACGGCTCTGGCCACCTATGGCGACCGCATTGGCGCGGCCTTCCAGGTGGTGGACGATCTGCTCGATTTTCTTGGCTCCGCTCACAGAACCGGCAAGACCATTGGCAACGATTTTATTGAAGGAAAACTCACCCTGCCGCTGCTCCATGCCCTTGAGCGGGCAGACGATCAAGACCGGCACACCTTGAATCAGCTGCTGACAGGAGATCGAACCCGAACCGAAGCCTACCGGCAACTGGTCGACCTGATCGGGCGGTACGCGGGGTTCGACTCCGCCGCGCAAACAGCCCGACAACTGGTGGCGGAAGCAATCCAGGCGCTCGCCCCTTTCCATGCCTCCGGACAGGAAGGGGAAAACGTTGCCCTGCTCAAACAACTAGCCGAGTATATCCTCGCTCGCACAAAATAA
- a CDS encoding porin: MKKVLVAGAALMVAGGMYAATASAAAVEPGVKITGDARVRLFYQNDNYGDFGNDDVDESNTDMDSRVRLNITGTAAGGAYAKARIRMYEGYTTDIDNDPSISSLDNSNIWVDIAHVGIPFNDNFTLEAGKYRSTYGPLGTTYNFFYDDVHLSGLRGIIKFNDVTINPFIEWVEESQTYAKYDVDGDPNTKDTDNPNKIKDNDAMRYGAHIKGQLNKDWAVGGMLGYQSDERDEDNVLPHLNYQNEGFFGSIYTNGKVNAFGFVAELAANDGNLNNFNSWEDDADAVTGPDLIGSDDTGFGGYMFPNYQIDKLNIGLNLGFTDGGFQPDRAFGFVMLGSSDNSRISAARIGDTGDWFWGGLVANYAINESLKLTGNLVYAEVDAWDSEGPDGDGPDTRSGALGAALDSAWELSAVLQYTISKGADVYFSAGYLAPEFEDSTLEDDGAFGALTRFELKF; the protein is encoded by the coding sequence ATGAAAAAAGTACTTGTTGCAGGCGCTGCCCTGATGGTGGCTGGTGGGATGTATGCCGCTACCGCTTCTGCTGCCGCTGTCGAGCCCGGCGTGAAGATCACCGGCGATGCCCGTGTGCGTTTGTTTTATCAAAATGACAACTACGGTGATTTCGGCAATGATGACGTTGATGAGTCCAACACCGACATGGATTCCCGCGTTCGTCTGAATATCACCGGGACCGCCGCTGGTGGTGCCTATGCCAAGGCTCGTATCCGCATGTATGAGGGATACACCACCGACATCGACAACGACCCAAGCATCTCTTCCCTGGACAACAGCAACATCTGGGTCGACATCGCCCATGTCGGCATTCCGTTCAATGACAACTTCACCCTGGAAGCAGGTAAATACCGCTCCACCTACGGCCCCTTGGGCACCACCTACAACTTTTTCTATGATGACGTTCATCTGAGCGGTCTGCGCGGTATCATCAAGTTCAACGACGTGACCATCAACCCGTTCATCGAGTGGGTGGAAGAGTCCCAAACCTATGCCAAATATGATGTTGACGGTGATCCAAACACGAAAGATACCGACAATCCAAACAAAATCAAAGACAACGACGCCATGCGCTACGGTGCCCATATCAAGGGGCAGCTCAACAAGGATTGGGCGGTTGGCGGTATGCTCGGCTATCAGAGCGATGAACGGGACGAGGATAATGTTCTTCCGCACCTCAATTATCAGAATGAAGGGTTCTTTGGTTCCATTTACACCAACGGCAAGGTCAACGCCTTTGGCTTTGTCGCCGAACTCGCCGCCAACGACGGCAATCTGAACAACTTCAACTCCTGGGAAGATGATGCCGACGCGGTTACCGGCCCTGACCTGATCGGCTCCGATGACACCGGCTTCGGTGGATACATGTTCCCCAACTACCAGATCGACAAATTGAACATCGGGTTGAATCTGGGTTTCACCGATGGCGGTTTTCAACCGGACCGCGCCTTTGGTTTCGTCATGCTCGGCTCCTCGGATAACAGCAGAATCAGCGCTGCCCGCATCGGCGACACCGGTGACTGGTTCTGGGGCGGCTTGGTGGCCAACTATGCGATCAACGAATCCCTCAAGCTGACCGGTAACTTGGTTTACGCCGAGGTTGACGCCTGGGATTCCGAAGGTCCCGATGGAGACGGACCGGATACACGGTCAGGTGCGCTTGGAGCCGCTCTGGACAGCGCATGGGAGTTGTCTGCGGTTCTGCAGTACACCATCAGCAAGGGCGCGGATGTCTATTTCTCCGCCGGCTACCTGGCACCCGAATTTGAAGACTCCACCCTGGAAGACGACGGAGCCTTCGGTGCTTTGACCCGCTTCGAGCTCAAGTTCTAA
- a CDS encoding divergent polysaccharide deacetylase family protein — MSPTSLSEQFPSSASLSTKTPPPRSAHERTADGNASTTAGRPEIAIIIDDMGNDLKMGRKFLELDDNLTFSFLPGAPHTQELAEQAFQAGRTVLVHLPMEPKDTRWSPGTEALHIADTEEGIRTKTETMLAAVPHAVGTNNHMGSRFTEHGLGMHRVLTVLKERALFFVDSYTTAGSQGLATARRLAVPATRRHVFLDNEKTPSKICDQLDQLALLARQQGHAVGIGHPNQAMFTALARCGPENMHHINLVSVQRLTR; from the coding sequence GTGTCGCCCACATCCCTCTCCGAGCAGTTTCCATCCTCCGCATCGCTGTCGACCAAAACGCCACCACCGCGTTCCGCCCATGAGCGGACCGCTGACGGCAACGCGTCCACAACAGCTGGCCGACCCGAGATCGCGATCATCATCGACGACATGGGCAACGATCTCAAAATGGGACGCAAGTTTTTGGAACTTGACGACAATCTCACCTTTTCCTTTCTGCCGGGGGCGCCGCACACCCAGGAACTGGCGGAGCAGGCGTTTCAAGCCGGGCGCACCGTTCTTGTCCATCTGCCCATGGAACCCAAAGACACCCGGTGGTCTCCCGGAACGGAGGCGCTGCACATTGCTGACACGGAGGAAGGGATCAGAACGAAAACAGAGACCATGCTGGCGGCGGTGCCGCATGCCGTTGGCACCAACAATCACATGGGATCACGGTTCACCGAACATGGCCTGGGCATGCACCGGGTACTGACCGTGTTGAAAGAACGGGCTTTGTTCTTTGTCGACTCCTACACCACCGCCGGCTCGCAGGGTTTGGCCACCGCCCGGCGGCTTGCTGTGCCGGCCACCCGAAGGCATGTATTCCTCGACAACGAGAAGACGCCAAGCAAGATCTGCGACCAGCTTGATCAGCTGGCCCTGTTGGCCCGGCAACAGGGCCATGCCGTCGGTATCGGCCATCCCAATCAGGCCATGTTCACGGCCCTGGCGCGCTGCGGCCCGGAGAATATGCATCACATCAACCTGGTGAGTGTTCAGCGGCTGACGCGATAG
- a CDS encoding response regulator: MIEQSHLPPPLSIANEELLEEGEVIVIVDDFADIVGLLEDFLHQQGFATVAAGSADALRRQLGMHKVALALLDIGLPDADGIKLLPELKQHDRDLAVIMLTAVTDLQTALACLRLGADDYLAKPVHFTDLLATLRRVLEKRRLTIRNRQYQQQIEQANFRLQFAHQLAMKMNTAYLSMVELDEILHAILAGITAEEGLQFNRAFLALFNEAGDVLEGRLAIGPGNREDGSRIWRDLREQELGLRDLFVRIQRNETAMDTEVNRIVRALRVDALDADNLLIRAVRNRQSINVVDGRSEYPVPLELVGLLQEDSFVVVPLYSPSRALGVIIADHFVNRAQIDEERILALEGFAGQASLAIEHCRLYVDMQRKIKELEEITSELQKNKDLLVEAERYSALGHMAAQLAHSIRNPITAIGGTARLLSRKIDNKEWLRFLGMMAGEAEKIEKTLEDLFSFVDQVKPEREKIRLIPLIHKSLLLHLAAIKAQGIKKILLLPETDPLIDADPRLIQQALVHLIRNSVEAMPQGGELFIEVVLEEAQVKILIRDSGTGGTNLRHATDPFYTTKLVGTGMGLTLVKRIVEDHGGRLTLDNRQQGGVRATVLLPRVVE, from the coding sequence ATGATTGAGCAGTCCCATCTTCCTCCTCCCCTGTCCATAGCCAACGAAGAATTGCTGGAAGAGGGAGAGGTGATCGTCATTGTCGACGATTTTGCCGATATCGTTGGACTGTTGGAGGATTTTCTCCACCAGCAGGGGTTTGCCACGGTTGCCGCCGGTTCGGCCGATGCCCTGCGCCGTCAGCTCGGCATGCACAAGGTGGCGCTGGCGTTACTGGACATCGGCCTTCCCGACGCAGACGGCATCAAGCTCCTGCCAGAGCTGAAGCAGCATGATCGGGACTTAGCGGTCATCATGCTTACCGCGGTGACCGATCTGCAGACAGCGTTGGCCTGCCTTCGGCTCGGTGCCGACGATTACCTGGCCAAGCCCGTACATTTCACCGATCTGCTGGCCACCCTGCGCCGGGTTTTGGAAAAACGGCGCCTGACCATCCGTAATCGCCAATACCAGCAGCAGATCGAGCAGGCCAACTTCCGCTTGCAGTTCGCCCACCAGCTGGCCATGAAAATGAACACCGCCTATTTGAGCATGGTGGAGCTCGATGAAATCCTCCATGCCATCTTGGCAGGGATCACCGCCGAAGAAGGGTTACAGTTCAACCGCGCCTTTTTGGCCTTGTTCAACGAGGCTGGTGACGTGCTTGAAGGGCGCCTGGCCATCGGTCCAGGAAACCGGGAGGACGGCAGCCGAATCTGGCGGGATCTGCGGGAACAGGAATTGGGACTGCGCGACCTGTTCGTCCGTATTCAGCGCAATGAAACCGCCATGGACACCGAAGTCAACCGGATTGTCCGCGCCCTGCGGGTCGACGCCCTGGACGCCGACAACCTGCTGATCCGCGCGGTCCGCAATCGGCAATCGATCAACGTCGTTGACGGCCGGAGCGAATATCCAGTGCCCTTGGAGTTGGTCGGCTTGCTCCAGGAAGACTCCTTTGTGGTGGTTCCCCTGTATTCCCCCAGCCGCGCTCTGGGAGTGATCATTGCCGATCATTTCGTCAATCGTGCCCAGATCGATGAGGAGCGGATCCTGGCCCTGGAAGGATTTGCCGGCCAAGCCAGCCTGGCTATCGAGCATTGTCGGCTGTATGTGGACATGCAACGGAAAATCAAGGAGCTGGAGGAGATAACCAGCGAACTGCAAAAGAACAAGGATCTGCTGGTCGAGGCCGAGCGCTATTCCGCCCTGGGGCACATGGCTGCCCAACTGGCCCACAGCATCCGCAATCCGATCACTGCCATCGGGGGAACAGCACGTCTTCTTTCCCGGAAAATTGACAACAAGGAATGGTTGCGCTTCCTCGGTATGATGGCCGGCGAGGCGGAAAAGATCGAAAAAACCCTGGAGGATTTGTTCAGTTTTGTCGATCAGGTCAAGCCGGAGCGCGAAAAGATCCGGCTCATCCCGCTGATTCACAAGTCCCTCCTGCTCCATCTCGCGGCCATCAAGGCGCAAGGAATCAAGAAGATCCTGCTGCTGCCGGAGACCGATCCGTTGATTGATGCCGACCCGCGGCTGATTCAGCAGGCCCTGGTCCATCTGATTCGCAACAGTGTCGAAGCCATGCCCCAAGGCGGCGAACTGTTCATCGAGGTTGTCCTTGAAGAGGCGCAGGTGAAGATCCTCATTCGCGATTCAGGTACGGGAGGAACCAATCTGCGGCATGCCACCGATCCGTTTTACACCACCAAACTGGTTGGCACAGGCATGGGACTAACCCTGGTGAAACGGATCGTCGAGGATCATGGCGGCCGGTTGACCCTGGACAACAGGCAGCAGGGCGGGGTGCGGGCCACGGTGCTGCTGCCGCGGGTGGTGGAGTAG
- a CDS encoding FG-GAP repeat domain-containing protein — translation MALAIACCLVASLVAWPPVNAAQPAAPAKRQVIFLPFDVEISGSYAYLRTGLSTTLASRLATRANIAAVAQGDASEQMAGALKSGEYGIFSQRLRQSGAEYLIMGSLAPKAGQFELTSYVFSQTSLQAPKKFQQSFQTVDDVMTAVDNLAWAISGAVFGKPKPEAAAGGGSGMAAFQTAHPERAYREGLFAGTATGLEAGGPFELVSSYRSKGIPAEARDMNAGDLDGDGTPEIVLLTSSALMIYRNEEGQFRMLATAELPNHLRYHSVTLGDLNNNGQQEIYISGSNGDYPDSSALEWNGKKVTTLFEHVGWYLRTMSAPGEPIALIGQKTPVSERDGADIYEMALDGRGGVNAGNKLPLPRGINIFDFARADLDRDGVQETIVLNNSNRLQVYDASGSLRFTSSEIHGASNNFFGTLTSQNNAANSEKETVWVRTRIVIADLDMDGGNDVLVGRNRLETVSFMPNLRYFDGSSLAAYTWVNSGLTRLWETKKIPAYITNYQYAGTQRENGHYQVVFAEAASSYPFVFWNAPTTFLNSYTVRVNAAAK, via the coding sequence TTGGCGCTTGCAATCGCCTGCTGTTTGGTGGCCAGCCTTGTGGCATGGCCCCCGGTAAATGCCGCCCAACCAGCCGCTCCGGCAAAGCGTCAGGTGATCTTTCTGCCCTTTGACGTTGAAATTTCAGGTTCTTACGCGTATCTGCGCACCGGTTTGTCCACCACCCTTGCCAGTCGATTGGCCACCCGCGCCAATATCGCGGCGGTCGCCCAAGGAGACGCCTCGGAACAAATGGCCGGTGCGCTAAAATCCGGCGAGTATGGCATTTTCAGCCAACGGCTCCGCCAATCCGGGGCGGAATACCTCATCATGGGATCGCTAGCCCCCAAAGCCGGCCAATTTGAACTGACCAGCTACGTCTTTTCGCAAACATCGCTCCAGGCCCCCAAAAAGTTTCAACAGTCGTTTCAAACGGTGGATGACGTCATGACCGCGGTTGACAACCTCGCCTGGGCGATCAGCGGCGCGGTTTTTGGCAAGCCCAAGCCAGAGGCCGCAGCTGGTGGAGGCTCCGGAATGGCCGCGTTTCAAACCGCGCATCCGGAGCGCGCCTATCGCGAGGGCCTGTTTGCCGGCACGGCAACCGGCCTGGAAGCTGGCGGTCCCTTTGAGTTGGTCAGCAGTTACCGCAGCAAGGGCATTCCCGCCGAAGCCAGGGACATGAACGCAGGCGACCTCGACGGCGACGGCACGCCCGAGATTGTCTTGCTGACCAGTTCGGCCCTGATGATCTACAGAAATGAAGAAGGACAGTTCCGCATGCTGGCCACAGCGGAGTTGCCGAACCATCTACGCTATCATTCGGTCACCCTGGGCGACCTGAACAACAATGGACAGCAGGAAATCTACATCAGCGGCAGCAATGGCGACTATCCCGACTCGTCCGCCCTCGAGTGGAACGGCAAAAAGGTGACCACCCTGTTTGAACATGTCGGCTGGTACCTGCGGACCATGAGCGCCCCCGGAGAGCCTATCGCGCTCATCGGCCAAAAGACCCCGGTTTCGGAACGCGATGGCGCCGACATTTACGAGATGGCGCTCGACGGCCGCGGCGGGGTCAACGCGGGCAACAAGCTGCCCCTGCCCCGAGGCATCAACATTTTCGACTTTGCCCGGGCCGATCTCGATCGCGACGGCGTGCAGGAAACGATCGTGCTCAACAACAGCAACCGGCTCCAGGTGTACGATGCCTCCGGTAGCCTCCGCTTTACCAGCAGCGAAATCCATGGGGCGAGCAACAACTTTTTCGGCACCCTAACCAGTCAGAACAATGCGGCCAACTCCGAGAAGGAAACCGTCTGGGTGCGGACCCGCATCGTGATCGCCGATCTCGACATGGATGGCGGCAATGACGTGCTGGTTGGTCGCAATCGCCTGGAAACGGTCAGCTTCATGCCCAACCTTCGCTATTTCGACGGCAGCTCCCTGGCCGCCTACACCTGGGTGAACAGCGGTTTGACCCGCCTGTGGGAAACGAAAAAGATTCCCGCGTACATCACCAATTACCAGTATGCCGGCACGCAACGGGAGAACGGCCACTATCAGGTTGTCTTTGCCGAGGCCGCAAGCAGTTATCCCTTTGTGTTCTGGAATGCGCCCACCACCTTTCTCAACAGCTACACCGTGCGCGTCAACGCGGCGGCCAAATAA
- a CDS encoding HEAT repeat domain-containing protein — MPTESHQLKTIPEVSDTELVQVIADFLALGHADNIVAMFRQEPRYFTWTGQLLTDERFAVRLGVSVLFEQLAALCPDLLPLAIPGLEDQLRHPVDWVRGEAASVLGIIGTERALAPLPQLLNDRSPQVVEIVRDILGLPADG, encoded by the coding sequence ATGCCCACCGAATCCCACCAATTGAAAACAATACCCGAAGTAAGCGATACGGAACTGGTGCAAGTCATTGCCGATTTTCTCGCCTTGGGTCACGCCGACAACATCGTGGCCATGTTCCGCCAGGAACCCCGCTATTTCACCTGGACCGGTCAGCTGCTCACCGACGAACGTTTTGCCGTCCGGCTGGGAGTTTCCGTGCTGTTTGAGCAGTTGGCCGCATTGTGCCCAGACCTCCTGCCCCTGGCCATCCCCGGCCTGGAGGACCAGTTGCGCCACCCGGTGGATTGGGTGCGCGGCGAGGCGGCCAGCGTGCTCGGCATCATCGGCACCGAAAGGGCCCTTGCCCCGCTCCCGCAACTATTGAACGACCGCTCACCTCAGGTGGTGGAAATCGTGCGCGACATCCTTGGGCTTCCCGCTGATGGATAA
- a CDS encoding ATP-dependent DNA helicase, which translates to MDNIFGPNGILAQHLPGYEARSGQLAMAKAVAELLTAEQPNQATQASCLVIEAETGLGKTLAYLIPAVLSGRRVVVSTHTRTLQDQILQREIPLILQYIDPHLKALCVKGRQNYLCLYRWRQLHASRQTELFTDTAEQAIEAWLEKTVHGDRSELSWLTASSPLWQKICCQSHFCLGATCPEAAGCHLNRLRRDAAASRLLIVNHHLLFSDLAVRRTGYGEVLPRYESVIFDEAHHVESVATTFFGSSCSRHQLIDLSSDVERSAEGELSGTAQQTVRAAVARLAGATERLTNAFPKEKGRFPLPPLLRNQPDIIPLRSDLQAALEKLADTLEGLPEGPWNQYADRARDLGERLQSILVEQFDDLPLDEVQFTYWFERSERNLTLCATPVDVATDLQTTLLATVISCVFTSATLTTAGKFTYFLERLGLAADTPTLSLTSPFDYQHRTLLYVPDAPFPEPAGVGYPQALHDRMARLITHAGGRTLCLFTSFAAMDLAHAALRDRLPYPLLVQGEASRRTLLRQFSEQTDSVLFAVASFWEGVDIPGESLSLVIIDKLPFEVPSDPVIMARVNRIKALGGNPFVDFQTPRAILTLRQGVGRLMRTANDRGVIAILDTRLFTKGYGRQFLKSLPPSPLTSDMEKVAAFFQSSNEHT; encoded by the coding sequence ATGGATAATATTTTTGGCCCGAATGGGATTCTGGCCCAACATCTCCCGGGCTACGAAGCACGATCCGGCCAGCTGGCCATGGCCAAGGCCGTGGCCGAGCTGCTTACCGCAGAGCAACCAAATCAGGCCACTCAGGCTTCCTGCCTGGTGATCGAGGCCGAAACCGGCTTGGGCAAGACTCTCGCCTATCTGATTCCGGCCGTGCTCAGCGGCCGCCGGGTGGTGGTGTCCACCCATACTCGCACTTTGCAGGATCAAATCCTGCAAAGGGAAATTCCGCTGATTCTGCAGTATATCGATCCCCACCTCAAGGCCCTGTGCGTCAAGGGACGACAGAATTATCTCTGCCTCTACCGCTGGCGGCAACTGCACGCCTCACGACAAACGGAACTGTTTACCGACACTGCCGAACAGGCCATCGAGGCCTGGCTGGAAAAGACGGTCCATGGCGACCGTTCCGAACTGAGCTGGTTGACCGCTTCGTCGCCCCTGTGGCAGAAAATCTGCTGCCAATCCCACTTCTGCCTGGGCGCCACCTGTCCCGAAGCGGCCGGATGCCACCTGAACCGGCTGCGTCGCGATGCCGCAGCCAGTAGGTTGCTGATCGTCAACCACCACCTGCTTTTCTCCGACTTGGCTGTCCGGCGTACAGGATATGGCGAGGTGCTGCCACGCTACGAGTCCGTGATCTTCGACGAGGCCCATCATGTCGAAAGCGTGGCCACCACTTTTTTCGGTTCCTCCTGTTCCCGTCATCAGCTCATTGATCTGAGCAGCGACGTGGAACGCAGTGCCGAGGGCGAACTGTCCGGCACAGCACAGCAGACAGTTCGCGCGGCCGTCGCCCGCCTTGCCGGCGCGACCGAACGGCTGACGAACGCGTTTCCCAAGGAAAAGGGCCGGTTTCCGCTCCCCCCCCTGCTCCGCAATCAGCCGGACATCATCCCGTTGCGCAGCGATCTTCAGGCAGCGCTGGAAAAGCTGGCCGATACCCTCGAAGGGCTCCCGGAAGGCCCCTGGAATCAATATGCCGATCGCGCCCGGGATTTAGGCGAACGGTTGCAGTCGATCTTGGTGGAGCAGTTTGACGACCTCCCCCTTGACGAGGTGCAGTTCACCTACTGGTTTGAGCGCAGCGAGCGCAACCTGACCCTCTGTGCCACCCCCGTGGACGTGGCCACGGACCTGCAAACCACATTGCTTGCGACGGTCATCTCCTGCGTGTTCACCTCGGCCACCCTGACCACGGCCGGAAAGTTCACTTATTTTCTTGAACGGCTTGGCTTAGCCGCCGACACCCCCACCCTTTCCCTGACTTCGCCCTTTGATTATCAACACCGCACCTTGCTCTACGTCCCCGATGCGCCCTTTCCCGAACCGGCAGGCGTCGGCTATCCGCAGGCCCTGCACGACCGCATGGCCCGCCTGATCACCCACGCCGGCGGCAGGACGCTGTGCCTGTTCACTTCCTTTGCCGCCATGGACCTGGCCCATGCCGCCCTCCGCGACCGCCTCCCCTATCCGCTGCTCGTCCAGGGAGAGGCGAGCCGGCGCACCCTGCTGCGCCAATTCAGCGAGCAGACCGATTCCGTCCTGTTTGCCGTGGCCAGTTTCTGGGAGGGGGTCGATATTCCCGGCGAATCGCTCAGCCTGGTGATTATTGACAAATTACCGTTTGAAGTCCCCAGCGACCCTGTTATTATGGCCCGGGTCAACCGCATCAAGGCCTTGGGCGGCAACCCGTTCGTCGACTTTCAAACGCCACGGGCCATTCTCACCCTTCGTCAAGGCGTGGGCCGACTGATGCGAACCGCCAACGACCGCGGCGTTATTGCCATACTCGATACCCGGCTTTTCACCAAGGGGTATGGCCGTCAATTTCTCAAAAGCCTGCCTCCCAGTCCTTTGACCAGCGACATGGAGAAGGTGGCAGCTTTCTTTCAGAGCAGCAATGAACACACCTGA
- the ispH gene encoding 4-hydroxy-3-methylbut-2-enyl diphosphate reductase, with amino-acid sequence MEVILAKPRGFCAGVNRAIAIVHQALERHRPPVYVLHEIVHNTHVLEELRCRGAVFVEELEDIPRGSVTVFSAHGVSRAVEQRATALGLRIIDATCPLVSKVHRRMIRLNAQGYDVLVIGHKGHPEVEGTCGQAVGPVHVVSKASEIGQLQVTDPDKVGYVTQTTLSVDDTREILLAIRRRFPRIAEPDRTDICYATTNRQAAVRELADRVDLVLVVGSKNSSNSNRLREVAELRQTPAHLIDDASEIDPAWFAGVKRVGVSAGASAPEHLVVGVVDWLRRWGDVTVTEMEGEEEHISFLVPELEV; translated from the coding sequence ATGGAAGTCATTCTTGCCAAGCCGCGCGGTTTTTGTGCCGGAGTCAATCGTGCCATTGCCATCGTTCATCAGGCCCTGGAGCGCCATCGGCCACCCGTGTATGTCCTGCACGAGATTGTCCACAACACGCATGTGCTGGAGGAACTGCGGTGTCGCGGGGCGGTTTTTGTCGAGGAATTGGAGGATATTCCCCGGGGATCGGTCACCGTGTTCAGTGCCCATGGCGTCTCCCGGGCGGTGGAACAACGAGCCACGGCCCTTGGATTGCGGATCATTGATGCCACCTGCCCCCTGGTGTCCAAGGTGCATCGGCGGATGATCCGGCTCAATGCCCAGGGATATGACGTGCTGGTGATCGGCCACAAGGGGCATCCCGAGGTCGAGGGAACCTGCGGCCAGGCGGTGGGACCGGTGCACGTGGTGTCCAAGGCGTCGGAGATCGGCCAGCTGCAGGTGACCGATCCGGACAAGGTTGGGTATGTAACCCAAACCACCTTGAGTGTGGACGATACCCGGGAAATACTCCTGGCCATTCGCCGGCGGTTTCCACGCATTGCCGAGCCGGATCGGACCGATATCTGCTATGCGACCACCAACCGGCAGGCTGCGGTCCGCGAATTGGCCGACCGGGTGGATCTGGTGTTGGTCGTCGGCTCAAAAAACAGTTCCAACTCGAACCGGCTGCGGGAGGTGGCGGAATTGCGGCAGACACCGGCCCATCTCATCGACGATGCCAGCGAGATCGATCCGGCTTGGTTTGCCGGGGTCAAGAGGGTCGGGGTCAGCGCCGGAGCCTCGGCTCCGGAGCACCTGGTGGTGGGGGTGGTGGATTGGCTGCGTCGGTGGGGGGATGTGACGGTGACCGAAATGGAGGGCGAGGAGGAACACATCAGCTTTCTCGTTCCGGAACTGGAGGTGTAG